Proteins encoded within one genomic window of Streptomyces sp. NBC_01314:
- a CDS encoding SpoIIE family protein phosphatase, whose product MERHVVDGPGTGPGPDADAVGAAITARATVDEHGIVTGWSAGAERLLGYTPTQILTRPAASLLAEEPPASSLPSFSGLPRWHGTLVLRHRDGRRLEVKVLAHHRTSYCGTRDWVLVSALTGTRPRPGDDALALHGFLDSPSCATSVHDTDLRWRRSNRASLGAVGLGDDDLRGLRMSEAVDDPAMEEIERLMRRTLDSGEPQYIENHARAPGEIREHAWSVHLYRLEDENGRVLGVATTGHDMTEQYWARKRLQLIAEAGRRIGSSLDVTRTAQELADIAVPDLADFISVDLLASLDDLHGPSPQAPPAGRALPLRRIAHQSVLPGSPEAVVAPGEVDEYPDGSPPVESLRSGRAVLYQVTEPAIADWVSQDPLRTSRIRDFGFHSAMTVPLSARGTTLGVAVFARHRHPDPFQQDDLVLAEELSARAAVSIDNALRYTRERGTAVTLQRSLLPQSLPEQAAVEVASRYLPAGAGAGVGGDWFDVIPLSGARVALVVGDVVGHGIHASATMGRLRTAVRTLADIDLPPDELLTHLDDLVARLATEAEAGAEPDAGEGIGAGGTGAGGLPAGDATAGFVGATCLYAVYDPVSRRCTLARAGHPLPVVVSADGSAELLDLPAGPPLGLGGLPFESLETELPEGALLALYTDGLIESRHHRTDDGTDDGADSGRGTSTGGDLGKGVTPDIDDGVTRLRQALAAPATSLDALCDRVLGAVLPARPTDDVALLIARPRALDPDRVATWDVTPAPSAVAEARKNALSRLESWGLSDAGFVTELVVSELVTNAIRHADPPVQLRLIHDTSLICEVSDASSTAPHMRRARTYDEGGRGLLLVAQLTERWGTRPTPTGKTIWTEQTLGRPLG is encoded by the coding sequence ATGGAGCGGCATGTCGTCGACGGACCGGGAACGGGTCCGGGCCCGGACGCGGACGCGGTCGGTGCGGCGATCACCGCGCGGGCCACCGTCGACGAACACGGCATCGTGACCGGCTGGAGCGCCGGCGCCGAACGCCTGCTCGGGTACACGCCGACACAGATCCTGACCCGGCCCGCTGCCTCACTGCTCGCCGAGGAACCCCCCGCGAGCAGCCTCCCGTCCTTCTCCGGTCTGCCGAGGTGGCACGGCACGCTCGTCCTCCGGCACCGGGACGGCCGCCGTCTGGAGGTCAAGGTCCTGGCGCATCACCGCACGTCGTACTGCGGGACCCGCGACTGGGTCCTGGTCTCGGCCCTGACGGGGACGCGGCCCCGGCCCGGCGACGACGCGCTCGCGCTGCACGGATTCCTCGACTCCCCGAGCTGCGCGACCTCGGTGCACGACACCGACCTGCGCTGGCGTCGGTCCAACCGGGCCTCCCTGGGCGCCGTGGGGCTGGGCGACGACGACCTGCGCGGGCTGCGGATGTCGGAGGCGGTCGACGACCCGGCCATGGAGGAGATCGAGCGGCTGATGCGGCGGACCCTGGACTCGGGCGAGCCGCAGTACATCGAGAACCACGCGCGGGCCCCCGGCGAGATCCGCGAGCACGCCTGGTCGGTCCACCTCTACCGGCTGGAGGACGAGAACGGCCGCGTCCTCGGTGTGGCCACCACCGGGCACGACATGACGGAGCAGTACTGGGCCCGCAAACGCCTCCAGCTGATCGCCGAGGCCGGCCGGCGTATCGGCAGCAGCCTCGACGTGACGCGGACGGCGCAGGAACTGGCGGACATCGCGGTCCCGGACCTCGCCGACTTCATCAGCGTGGACCTCCTGGCGTCCCTCGACGACCTGCACGGACCGTCCCCGCAGGCCCCGCCGGCCGGCCGTGCCCTCCCGCTGCGGCGCATCGCCCACCAGTCCGTGCTGCCGGGGAGCCCGGAGGCGGTCGTCGCGCCGGGCGAGGTGGACGAGTACCCGGACGGCTCGCCGCCGGTGGAGAGTCTGCGCTCGGGACGCGCCGTGCTGTACCAGGTGACCGAGCCCGCGATCGCCGACTGGGTGTCCCAGGACCCGCTGCGGACCTCCCGTATCCGCGATTTCGGGTTCCACTCGGCGATGACGGTTCCCCTGTCGGCACGCGGAACGACCCTGGGCGTCGCCGTCTTCGCCCGTCACCGGCATCCCGATCCCTTCCAGCAGGACGACCTCGTCCTCGCCGAGGAGCTGTCGGCCCGGGCGGCGGTCAGCATCGACAACGCCCTGCGCTACACGCGCGAACGCGGTACGGCCGTCACCCTGCAGCGCAGCCTGCTGCCGCAGAGCCTGCCCGAGCAGGCCGCGGTCGAGGTCGCCTCCCGCTACCTCCCGGCCGGCGCCGGCGCCGGGGTGGGCGGCGACTGGTTCGATGTGATCCCGCTGTCCGGGGCCAGGGTGGCGCTGGTCGTCGGCGACGTCGTCGGCCACGGCATCCACGCCTCCGCGACCATGGGCCGGCTGCGGACCGCCGTACGCACTCTCGCCGACATCGACCTGCCGCCGGACGAACTGCTCACCCACCTCGACGATCTCGTGGCCCGCCTGGCCACCGAGGCGGAGGCCGGCGCGGAGCCGGACGCCGGGGAAGGGATCGGTGCGGGAGGGACGGGTGCGGGGGGCCTGCCCGCGGGGGACGCGACCGCGGGGTTCGTCGGGGCGACGTGCCTGTACGCCGTGTACGACCCCGTCTCGCGCCGGTGCACGCTCGCCCGGGCGGGGCATCCGCTGCCGGTCGTGGTGAGCGCGGACGGCAGCGCCGAACTGCTCGACCTTCCGGCGGGCCCACCGCTGGGCCTGGGCGGACTGCCCTTCGAGTCACTGGAGACCGAACTGCCGGAGGGCGCCCTGCTCGCCCTCTACACCGACGGCCTGATCGAATCCCGGCACCACCGGACGGACGACGGGACGGACGACGGGGCCGACAGCGGCAGGGGCACCAGTACCGGCGGCGACCTCGGCAAGGGTGTCACCCCCGACATCGACGACGGCGTCACCCGGCTGCGTCAGGCCCTCGCCGCTCCCGCCACCTCCCTGGACGCGCTGTGCGACCGGGTCCTGGGCGCCGTACTGCCCGCACGGCCCACCGACGACGTGGCACTGCTCATCGCGCGCCCCCGCGCACTCGACCCCGACCGGGTCGCCACCTGGGACGTGACCCCCGCCCCCTCCGCCGTCGCCGAGGCCCGCAAGAACGCCCTCAGCCGACTGGAGAGCTGGGGTCTCAGCGACGCGGGCTTCGTCACCGAGCTGGTCGTCAGCGAACTGGTCACCAACGCCATCCGGCACGCCGATCCGCCCGTCCAGCTGCGGCTGATCCATGACACGAGCCTCATCTGCGAGGTCTCGGACGCCAGCAGCACGGCACCCCACATGCGCCGCGCCCGCACCTACGACGAAGGGGGCCGGGGTCTGCTCCTGGTCGCCCAGCTGACCGAGCGCTGGGGCACCCGCCCCACCCCCACGGGCAAGACGATCTGGACGGAACAGACCCTCGGACGACCCCTCGGATGA
- a CDS encoding nitrous oxide reductase family maturation protein NosD: MKKSHIAYMACIAALIGVGLGAAPPAVADHRTHVVFPGESIQKAVDAAAAGDHVLVASGTYRESVRVSTPRLTLRGMGPRTVIAPAATKAADGCADGNGICVLGTKDRKVEGVTVAELTVTGFTGSGVFAADTDRLTVRHVTAEKNGVWGIAQERSVRGAFRKNTARANGDAGLFLANTVKAEQGATDSGGTVVAHNHLEGNRIGLTVRRLRNLTVADNHLTGNCVGAFVVGDENMPRAGALTVRDNLIDRNNKSCPKTARLDALQGTGIVLTGAEDTLVTRNQIRENVGASPLSGGIVVWKSFVGTTSERNRITDNVLEGNAPADIVNTDTAGKGNTFTGNTCRASKPAGLC, encoded by the coding sequence ATGAAGAAATCGCATATTGCCTACATGGCGTGTATCGCGGCGCTCATCGGGGTGGGGCTCGGGGCCGCCCCGCCGGCTGTCGCCGACCATCGGACCCATGTGGTCTTTCCGGGCGAGTCGATCCAGAAGGCGGTGGACGCCGCGGCGGCGGGGGACCACGTGCTCGTGGCCTCCGGCACGTACCGCGAGAGCGTCAGGGTCAGCACACCCCGGCTCACCCTGCGCGGCATGGGCCCCCGCACGGTCATCGCACCGGCCGCGACGAAGGCCGCCGACGGCTGTGCCGACGGCAACGGCATCTGTGTGCTCGGGACCAAGGACCGCAAGGTCGAGGGCGTCACCGTCGCCGAACTGACCGTGACCGGCTTCACCGGGTCCGGGGTGTTCGCCGCGGACACCGACAGGCTGACCGTGCGGCACGTGACAGCCGAGAAGAACGGCGTGTGGGGCATCGCCCAGGAGCGTTCGGTGCGCGGAGCGTTCCGGAAGAACACCGCCCGCGCCAACGGTGACGCCGGCCTGTTCCTCGCGAACACCGTCAAGGCCGAGCAGGGCGCCACGGACAGCGGCGGCACCGTCGTCGCCCACAACCACCTGGAGGGCAACAGGATCGGCCTCACCGTCCGGCGCCTGCGGAACCTCACCGTCGCGGACAACCACCTCACCGGCAACTGCGTGGGCGCCTTCGTCGTGGGCGACGAGAACATGCCGAGGGCGGGCGCGCTGACCGTGCGCGACAACCTCATCGACCGGAACAACAAGTCCTGCCCGAAGACCGCGCGGCTGGACGCGCTGCAGGGCACCGGCATCGTGCTGACCGGCGCCGAGGACACCCTGGTGACCCGGAACCAGATCAGGGAGAACGTCGGCGCCTCCCCGCTGTCGGGCGGCATCGTCGTGTGGAAGAGCTTCGTGGGCACCACCAGCGAGCGGAACCGGATCACCGACAACGTGCTGGAGGGCAACGCCCCGGCGGACATCGTCAACACGGACACCGCGGGCAAGGGCAACACCTTCACGGGCAACACCTGCCGGGCGTCCAAGCCCGCGGGACTGTGCTGA
- a CDS encoding YihY/virulence factor BrkB family protein, whose product MMRTLKRHDKRPEAGPDAGPSAGPDAGPDEQVERRAPDSPTDLSGGAWRSVLKGTLKEFKKDELTDRAAALTYYGILALFPALLALVSLLGIVGKSATQEVLDNIQKLAPGAARDVLTNAVQQMQGNAGLGSVMAIVALALAVWSASGYVAAFIRSANAVYDVPEGRPVWKVLPVRVGVTVALMVMAVISALIVVFTGGLARQVGTALGVGDTALTVWSIAKWPVLVLLVTIMIAVLYWATPNAKVRGFRWITPGSFLALLIWVIASAGFAFYVANFGSYNKTYGALAGVIIFLIWLWITNLAILLGLEFDAELARRRAVEGGHPPHEEPYVQPRDTRKWDEEDRRRLGS is encoded by the coding sequence ATGATGCGGACGTTGAAGCGACATGACAAGCGGCCGGAAGCCGGGCCGGACGCGGGGCCCAGCGCGGGGCCGGACGCAGGGCCGGACGAGCAGGTGGAGCGGAGGGCACCGGACAGTCCCACGGACCTGTCCGGGGGCGCCTGGCGATCGGTGCTGAAAGGCACCCTGAAGGAGTTCAAGAAGGACGAGCTGACCGACCGGGCGGCGGCGCTGACCTACTACGGGATCCTGGCCCTGTTCCCGGCGCTGCTGGCGCTCGTGTCCCTGCTGGGGATCGTCGGAAAGTCGGCGACGCAGGAGGTGCTGGACAACATCCAGAAACTCGCCCCCGGCGCCGCCCGGGACGTGTTGACCAACGCCGTCCAGCAGATGCAGGGCAACGCGGGGCTCGGCTCGGTCATGGCGATCGTGGCTCTGGCGCTCGCGGTGTGGTCGGCCTCCGGCTATGTCGCGGCGTTCATCAGGAGCGCGAACGCGGTGTACGACGTCCCCGAGGGGCGCCCGGTGTGGAAGGTGCTGCCGGTCCGGGTGGGCGTGACGGTGGCGCTGATGGTCATGGCCGTGATCAGCGCGCTGATCGTGGTGTTCACCGGCGGCCTCGCGCGGCAGGTGGGCACCGCGCTCGGGGTCGGCGACACGGCGCTCACCGTGTGGTCGATCGCGAAGTGGCCGGTGCTGGTGCTCCTGGTCACGATCATGATCGCGGTCCTCTACTGGGCCACCCCGAACGCGAAGGTCCGCGGCTTCCGCTGGATCACGCCGGGTAGTTTCCTCGCCCTGCTGATCTGGGTGATCGCCTCGGCCGGGTTCGCGTTCTACGTGGCGAACTTCGGCTCGTACAACAAGACGTACGGTGCCCTCGCCGGCGTGATCATCTTCCTGATCTGGCTGTGGATCACGAATCTCGCGATCCTCCTCGGCCTGGAGTTCGACGCGGAGCTCGCCCGTCGGCGGGCCGTCGAGGGCGGTCATCCCCCGCACGAGGAGCCGTACGTGCAACCGCGCGACACCCGGAAGTGGGACGAGGAGGACCGCCGCCGTCTCGGATCCTGA
- a CDS encoding DUF2637 domain-containing protein, with product MTHSADPAPPLLDARDRPRRPVDRRRPRPGAHIFSKNPRIVPVVFLITTIAVCALTMLYWSVSYSYGQLRGIALLVVAEHLARWWPLTVYGPWLLAGLSILRASVQQRTARRSWAVMLLCSGTAVALCIGQSPGSLLAMAIVGIPPITALVCFRELVGQFSSGQGPRHAADTLSGPKQDRP from the coding sequence ATGACGCACAGCGCGGACCCCGCCCCTCCCCTGCTGGACGCCCGGGACCGCCCGCGCCGCCCGGTCGACCGCCGACGGCCACGTCCGGGCGCCCACATCTTTTCCAAAAACCCTAGGATCGTCCCTGTCGTTTTCTTAATTACGACAATCGCCGTGTGCGCACTGACGATGCTTTATTGGTCCGTCTCTTATTCATACGGTCAGCTTCGCGGCATCGCACTGCTGGTCGTGGCGGAGCATTTGGCGCGCTGGTGGCCGCTGACCGTGTACGGGCCGTGGCTCCTGGCGGGGCTGTCCATCCTGCGGGCGTCCGTGCAGCAGCGCACCGCCCGGCGGTCCTGGGCGGTCATGCTGCTCTGCTCCGGCACGGCGGTGGCCCTGTGCATCGGCCAGTCCCCGGGTTCTCTGCTGGCCATGGCGATCGTCGGGATTCCGCCGATCACCGCCCTCGTCTGTTTCCGTGAACTCGTCGGCCAGTTCTCGTCCGGGCAGGGCCCCCGGCATGCCGCCGACACCCTCAGCGGGCCGAAGCAGGACAGGCCGTAG
- a CDS encoding beta-ketoacyl synthase, whose amino-acid sequence MTRRVAVTGIGIVAPGGIGVPAFWDLLADGRTATRGITFFDPSGLRSRIAAECDFDPAAHGLDAEQVARCDRYIQFALVAGEEAVRDSGLDLASENPWRIGVSLGTAVGGTTRLEHDYVLVSHRGQRWDVDHREAGPHLHRAFAPSTLASTIAERFEARGPVQTVSTGCTSGLDAVGYAFHTIEEGRADICIAGASDSPISPITMACFDAIKATSPDNDDPAHASRPFDADRNGFVMGEGGAVLVLEELGHARARGAHVYCEIGGYATFGNAYHMTGLTTEGLEMARAIEDALDHARLDRTAVDYVNAHGSGTKQNDRHETAAVKRTLGAHAYDTPMSSIKSMVGHSLGAIGAIEVVACALALAHQVVPPTANYETPDPECDLDYVPRVARERRLTNVLSVGSGFGGFQSAVVMSLPREKTR is encoded by the coding sequence ATGACCAGGCGCGTGGCGGTCACCGGCATAGGCATCGTCGCTCCGGGCGGCATCGGAGTCCCGGCGTTCTGGGACCTGCTGGCCGACGGTCGCACGGCGACACGCGGCATCACCTTCTTCGACCCGTCCGGGCTGCGTTCGCGGATCGCCGCCGAGTGCGACTTCGACCCGGCGGCCCACGGACTGGACGCGGAGCAGGTCGCCCGCTGCGACCGGTACATCCAGTTCGCCCTGGTGGCCGGTGAGGAGGCGGTACGGGACTCCGGTCTCGACCTCGCCTCGGAGAACCCCTGGCGGATCGGGGTCTCCCTGGGTACGGCGGTCGGCGGCACCACCCGGCTGGAGCACGACTACGTCCTGGTCAGCCACCGCGGGCAGCGCTGGGACGTGGACCACCGGGAGGCCGGTCCGCATCTGCACCGGGCGTTCGCGCCCAGCACCCTCGCCTCGACGATCGCGGAACGCTTCGAGGCCCGCGGGCCGGTGCAGACCGTCTCCACCGGCTGCACCTCCGGGCTCGACGCCGTCGGGTACGCCTTCCACACGATCGAGGAGGGCCGGGCCGACATCTGCATAGCCGGTGCCTCGGACTCGCCGATCTCCCCGATCACCATGGCCTGCTTCGACGCGATCAAGGCCACCTCCCCCGACAACGACGACCCGGCCCACGCCTCCCGCCCCTTCGACGCCGACCGCAACGGGTTCGTCATGGGCGAGGGCGGTGCCGTACTCGTGCTGGAGGAGCTGGGACACGCACGGGCCCGCGGCGCGCACGTGTACTGCGAGATCGGCGGCTACGCCACCTTCGGAAACGCCTACCACATGACCGGTCTGACCACCGAGGGCCTGGAGATGGCGCGGGCCATCGAGGACGCCCTCGACCACGCCCGGCTCGACCGCACGGCCGTCGACTACGTCAACGCGCACGGCTCGGGCACCAAGCAGAACGACCGGCACGAGACGGCCGCCGTCAAACGGACGCTCGGCGCGCACGCCTACGACACGCCCATGAGCTCCATCAAGTCCATGGTGGGCCACTCCCTGGGCGCGATCGGCGCGATCGAGGTCGTGGCCTGTGCGCTGGCCCTGGCCCACCAGGTCGTCCCGCCCACCGCGAACTACGAGACCCCGGACCCCGAGTGCGACCTGGACTACGTCCCGCGCGTCGCCCGCGAGCGGCGGCTGACCAACGTGCTCTCCGTGGGCAGCGGGTTCGGCGGGTTCCAGTCCGCGGTGGTCATGAGCCTGCCGAGGGAGAAGACACGATGA
- a CDS encoding DUF4235 domain-containing protein yields MKASKIAYKPVGLALGAVSGALAGGVFKQVWKKLGHDKDAPDATDEDRTWREVVSAAVLQGAIFAGVKAVVDRGGAVATRRLAGTWPG; encoded by the coding sequence ATGAAGGCCTCGAAGATCGCCTACAAGCCGGTCGGGCTGGCGCTGGGTGCCGTCAGCGGCGCGCTGGCCGGCGGGGTGTTCAAGCAGGTGTGGAAGAAGCTCGGGCATGACAAGGACGCCCCCGACGCCACCGACGAGGACCGCACCTGGCGCGAGGTCGTGTCGGCGGCCGTCCTGCAGGGCGCGATATTCGCCGGCGTCAAGGCCGTCGTCGACCGCGGCGGCGCCGTCGCGACCCGCCGCCTGGCCGGCACCTGGCCCGGCTGA
- a CDS encoding beta-ketoacyl synthase N-terminal-like domain-containing protein: MSERRSRRAAVTGIGVVAPNGTSTETFWKSTREGISVLDRVTREGCEHLPLRVAGEVRNFDPPSAVEERYLVQTDRFTHFAMAAADQALDDARLDRPETDAAPFSVGVVTAAGSGGGEFGQRELQQLWSKGSRFVGPYQSIAWFYAATTGQISIRRGFKGPCGVIASDEAGGLDALAHAARAVRRGTDVMVAGATEAPLAPYSVVCQLGYEELSTIDDPDRAYRPFTTAACGFVPAEGGAMLVVEAEGTARERGAPVRAVLAGHGATFTGASRWEESRAGLAEAIRIALDEAGCAPEEIDVVFADALGVPAADRAEALAIADALGAHGTRVPVTAPKTAIGRGNGAAAVLDVAAAVLAMEHGVIPPTPNVFDVCHDLDVVTAVARAAEPRTALVLSRGLMGSNSALVLRLGTGDPS, encoded by the coding sequence ATGAGCGAACGGCGTTCTCGGCGCGCGGCCGTCACCGGAATCGGCGTGGTCGCGCCCAACGGAACGAGCACCGAGACGTTCTGGAAGTCCACCAGGGAGGGCATCAGCGTCCTGGACCGGGTCACCCGCGAGGGCTGCGAGCACCTGCCGCTGCGGGTGGCCGGCGAGGTCCGCAACTTCGACCCGCCGTCGGCGGTCGAGGAGCGGTACCTCGTCCAGACCGACCGGTTCACCCACTTCGCGATGGCCGCCGCCGACCAGGCACTCGACGACGCGCGCCTCGACCGGCCCGAGACCGACGCCGCGCCGTTCTCCGTGGGCGTGGTCACCGCGGCCGGCTCCGGCGGCGGCGAGTTCGGGCAGCGGGAACTGCAGCAACTGTGGTCCAAGGGCAGCCGCTTCGTCGGGCCGTACCAGTCCATCGCCTGGTTCTACGCCGCGACCACCGGCCAGATCTCCATCCGCCGCGGCTTCAAGGGCCCCTGCGGGGTCATAGCCTCCGACGAGGCCGGCGGCCTGGACGCCCTGGCGCACGCGGCGCGGGCCGTGCGGCGCGGCACCGACGTGATGGTGGCCGGCGCGACCGAGGCGCCGCTCGCCCCCTACTCGGTGGTCTGCCAGCTCGGCTACGAGGAGCTGAGCACCATCGACGACCCGGACCGCGCCTACCGCCCGTTCACCACCGCGGCCTGCGGTTTCGTGCCCGCCGAGGGCGGCGCCATGCTCGTCGTGGAGGCCGAGGGCACGGCCCGGGAACGGGGCGCGCCCGTGCGGGCCGTCCTGGCCGGACACGGGGCGACGTTCACCGGTGCCTCCCGCTGGGAGGAGTCCCGGGCGGGACTCGCCGAGGCGATCCGGATCGCCCTCGACGAGGCCGGCTGCGCCCCCGAGGAGATCGACGTGGTCTTCGCCGACGCCCTCGGCGTCCCGGCGGCGGACCGTGCCGAGGCGCTGGCGATCGCGGACGCCCTCGGCGCGCACGGCACCCGCGTCCCCGTCACGGCGCCGAAGACCGCCATCGGCCGGGGCAACGGCGCGGCGGCCGTGCTGGACGTCGCGGCGGCCGTGCTCGCGATGGAGCACGGCGTGATCCCGCCCACCCCCAACGTCTTCGACGTCTGCCACGACCTCGACGTCGTCACCGCCGTCGCCCGTGCCGCCGAGCCGCGCACGGCGCTGGTTCTCAGCCGAGGACTCATGGGCTCGAACTCGGCGCTGGTGCTCCGCCTCGGCACCGGCGACCCCTCCTGA
- a CDS encoding methyltransferase codes for MRFRELVFGAACAAALRAAARLGVADALDDTPLAAEDLAAAVKAEPKPLRRLLRALSCYGVFTERPDGTFAHTDMSRLLREDDPHSLRAIALWCTEPWTWDAWPKLDEAVRSGHNVVEDLYGKEFFVYLNEDAPESADVFNRAMTTSSVQSARDVAEFLDLSGSSSVADIGGGQGHVVASLMEKHPSLRGTLLDLPRVVENADPRLLPGGALADRVRVVPGDCREAVPVRADAYVIKNILEWDDDSTARLLRNVIGAGGPGTRVVVIENLVDDTPSMRFSTAMDLLLLLNVGGAKHTTESMTRRLTDAGLVIDDVRPVNAYLHAFDCHVPG; via the coding sequence ATGCGGTTCAGGGAGCTCGTGTTCGGCGCGGCCTGTGCCGCCGCCCTCCGCGCGGCAGCCCGGCTGGGTGTCGCCGACGCCCTCGACGACACCCCGCTGGCCGCGGAGGACCTCGCGGCGGCGGTGAAGGCCGAACCGAAGCCGCTGCGACGGCTGTTGCGGGCCCTGTCCTGCTACGGCGTCTTCACCGAACGGCCGGACGGGACGTTCGCGCACACCGACATGTCCCGGCTGCTGCGCGAGGACGACCCGCACAGCCTGCGCGCCATCGCCCTGTGGTGCACCGAGCCGTGGACCTGGGACGCCTGGCCGAAGCTGGACGAGGCCGTGCGGTCCGGTCACAACGTGGTCGAGGACCTGTACGGCAAGGAGTTCTTCGTCTACCTCAACGAGGACGCCCCGGAGTCGGCCGACGTCTTCAACCGCGCCATGACGACGTCGAGTGTGCAGTCCGCGCGGGACGTCGCCGAGTTCCTCGACCTGTCGGGGAGTTCGTCCGTCGCCGACATCGGCGGCGGTCAGGGGCATGTGGTGGCGAGCCTCATGGAGAAGCACCCGTCGCTGCGAGGCACCCTGCTCGACCTGCCGCGCGTGGTCGAGAACGCCGACCCGCGACTGCTGCCGGGCGGCGCGCTCGCGGACCGCGTGCGCGTCGTCCCCGGCGACTGCCGCGAGGCCGTCCCGGTCCGAGCCGACGCGTACGTCATCAAGAACATCCTGGAGTGGGACGACGACAGCACGGCCCGGCTGCTGCGCAACGTCATCGGGGCCGGCGGCCCCGGGACACGGGTCGTGGTCATCGAGAACCTCGTCGACGACACGCCCTCGATGCGGTTCAGCACCGCCATGGACCTGCTGCTGCTCCTCAACGTCGGAGGGGCCAAGCACACCACCGAGAGCATGACCCGCAGGCTGACGGACGCGGGGCTGGTCATCGACGACGTACGCCCGGTCAACGCCTACCTGCACGCGTTCGACTGCCACGTGCCCGGGTGA
- a CDS encoding SRPBCC family protein, which produces MAGHTQNEITISAPVDLVWDMTNDVANWPRLFSEYATAEILSEEGNRVTFRLTMHPDENGKVWSWVSERETDRDTLSVEARRVETGPFAYMNILWEYEKVPGGTRMMWTQDFAMKPDAPVDDDWMTANINRNSKVQMALIRDRIEKAAAERGAAPDLTD; this is translated from the coding sequence ATGGCCGGGCACACGCAGAACGAGATCACCATCAGCGCTCCGGTCGACCTGGTCTGGGACATGACCAACGACGTCGCGAACTGGCCCCGGCTGTTCAGCGAGTACGCCACCGCCGAGATCCTCTCCGAGGAGGGAAACAGGGTCACGTTCCGGCTGACCATGCACCCCGACGAGAACGGCAAGGTGTGGAGCTGGGTCTCGGAACGGGAGACGGACCGCGACACGCTCAGCGTGGAGGCCCGCCGCGTCGAGACCGGGCCCTTCGCCTACATGAACATCCTGTGGGAGTACGAGAAGGTACCCGGCGGCACCCGGATGATGTGGACGCAGGACTTCGCGATGAAGCCGGACGCGCCGGTCGACGACGACTGGATGACGGCCAACATCAACCGGAACTCCAAGGTCCAGATGGCCCTGATCCGGGACCGCATCGAGAAGGCCGCCGCCGAGCGTGGTGCCGCGCCGGACCTGACCGACTGA
- a CDS encoding TcmI family type II polyketide cyclase, which produces MHQSLIVARMAPESALDIAKVFEESDRGELPQLVGVARRSLFQFDDVYIHLIESERDPGPAIAKMAGHPEFRDISERLSAYVTAYDPATWRSPKDAMANCFYRWERDGRS; this is translated from the coding sequence ATGCACCAATCCCTGATCGTCGCCCGCATGGCCCCGGAGTCGGCCCTGGACATCGCCAAGGTGTTCGAGGAGTCGGACCGGGGCGAGCTGCCCCAGCTCGTGGGGGTGGCCCGGCGCAGCCTCTTCCAGTTCGACGACGTGTACATCCACCTCATCGAGTCCGAGCGGGACCCCGGACCCGCCATCGCGAAGATGGCCGGGCACCCCGAGTTCCGGGACATCAGCGAACGGCTGTCGGCGTACGTCACCGCGTACGACCCGGCGACCTGGCGTTCGCCGAAGGACGCGATGGCGAACTGCTTCTACCGCTGGGAGCGGGACGGCCGCTCCTGA
- a CDS encoding phosphopantetheine-binding protein — protein sequence MSDRITVEELSELMKKAAGVTVTPEELRQRIESGFDVIGIDSLGLLGIVGELENRYGTPMPPDAEKSRSPRDFLEQVNSALLAGA from the coding sequence ATGAGTGACCGCATCACCGTGGAAGAGCTGTCCGAGCTCATGAAGAAGGCCGCCGGGGTCACCGTCACCCCGGAGGAGCTCCGACAGCGCATCGAGTCCGGCTTCGACGTCATCGGCATCGACTCGCTCGGCCTGCTCGGCATCGTCGGCGAGCTGGAGAACCGGTACGGCACACCGATGCCGCCGGACGCGGAGAAGAGCAGGAGCCCCCGGGACTTCCTCGAACAGGTCAACAGCGCGCTTCTGGCAGGTGCCTGA